The Dyadobacter sandarakinus DNA window GGCCGGGATACGCTCCACCAGATTCGGATGCGCTTCCAGCAGCCGCAGGTAGCGCTCTTCATGCGAAAAAAGCACAAATTCCTCGGTGCGCGTCTGGGCATAAGAAAAGAACAGCTCTGCCAGCAGCCGCCCGAACTTTGCCCAGTTGGGACTGGCCTCATACAGCCTGTTGAGGTCTTTGTAAGAAATAAAAACGATTTCGGAATCTTCCAGGGCTTCGATATAGTACCAGCAGGCTTTTTGCGAAATAAAACTCCTGAAAGAGACGACAAACTGGTTTTCCGAAAAAAAGAAAAGGTTTTTGTCCGTCTGCGTCTTCGGGTCGTGATAGTAGATACGAAAGATCCCCTTGACGATCAATCCAAGGTCATTGCAGACCATACTCTGCATATTAAAAAAATCGCCTTTTTTAATGGTCCTCGGCTTCCAGAAAGGCTGACCTTCGGCAATGTCCTTGTCTGTCAGCGAAGCAAAATTCCGCAGGTGACTGGCCAGGATTTCATTTTTGTCGCTCATCATACGTGGTTTACTGACAGGAAAACGGCGCAGCTGAAAAAAAAGCAGGCAACTTTCCCGTAAACAAATTTACAAACGTCCCGATCTTCGCGAGCTGGCCGCGGCATAAAAAGTATGCGCTCTTTCGATCCGCAGTATTGGGTAAATTTAAGAAACATGGCCCATTGCCGACGAGGCATTTGCCTGCTTGCAATGAGCCATGAAAGACGTCCGTAAAGCTCAGGCAGCAACCGGTGCATTATTGATTGTTTTTCCTAAACGAAAAGCCGCCAGCAAAAAGTAAAATGCACCAAAAGCTGCGTAACCAGCCAGAATATCCACCCCGGCGTCGGAGTTATTTGCTTTGAGAAAGATAGAAACACCCGCCAGCATTGACTGGCCGCCACTGATGATCATCGGCCACTGACCGTCCAGTTGCCTGCGCCTGTGCAAACCCAGGATCAGCTGTATCAGGCCGGTCAGGATTGCCCAGGCACTAAATACGACCAATGCACCTGCAATGCCTCTTTGCAGCGCAACCAGGACTGCAATGGTCGTGGTAATGCCAATGACGATGTTTACATACTGTGGTACTTTACCGGCAGCCGGCGGATTGGACCTGATGTCGAAAATGGTTGCGAGCACATCCCATGCCGGGTAAATGATGAACAGGATCATCGCAAGAGATGGGTTTGTTTTGGCTGCTACGGTGACGAGCAATGCCCATAAAACCGAGAATGCTGCACGGACAAAATAAAGGGTTCGCAGGGATTTGGCAGTTTCAGCAGCCTCGCTGCTGAAAGCCATGGCGGATGTGTCGGGTGACTTCATGATGTAACATTTTTGTTATTTGCTACATCAAAATTCGGCATTGGCCGTGTCGCCGATTTTCACCTAAGTTAAAAACGGCAGAAAAAAACCGATTTATTTAAGATGAAACCGGCAGCATTGCCTGCACTCATTGCTGCTTGCCAAATGCTGCCAGGCAAGCTCCTATTTGTACACGGCAACTTCAACGGATCAGGATTGGAATTTTTGCATAACTACCGGAAACCTACATCCGGTATCAGGTTGTAACCGGTCGTAGCTGTTTTTTCAGATATCCTGTCGTGCCATGCAGCCTAAACCGCAGGTGGTGAAATGTACATGACAGTTCAACTTTTGTCCATTCTCTCCCGCCTTCCCGCCCGCCAATTTTGCATTCAGTTCAAAGGAGCCGGTACAGTGCCGCTCCCTCATCTTAACGCAATGCAAAATGAAAAAACAACAGAACCGCACCCTGGGTGCATTTGAAAAAACATTCTGGCTGCTCGACCAGATTGATTCCAAAGACTTCTGCCTGGCCGCAGACATTTCAGGAACCCAGCCCGTTGAAAAATGGCGGAATGCCATTGATTTGGCACAACAGCGTCATCCAAATCTTTCTGTGAAAGTGGTGCTGGATAAGTTGGGAAGACCCGCGTTGCAGCACGTCGACAATCTTCACATTCCACTCCGGGTTGTGCATGCGGAGCAAAATTACCGCTGGGAACAGGAAGTTGAAAAGGAGCTTTCTGTTCGGTTTAACACGCAAGAAGGTCCACTGTTAAGGGTTGTACTAGTTCAAAAAACAGATAGCACTGTTTTGATTCTGGCTGCTAACCACACTATTTCTGA harbors:
- a CDS encoding Crp/Fnr family transcriptional regulator, with translation MMSDKNEILASHLRNFASLTDKDIAEGQPFWKPRTIKKGDFFNMQSMVCNDLGLIVKGIFRIYYHDPKTQTDKNLFFFSENQFVVSFRSFISQKACWYYIEALEDSEIVFISYKDLNRLYEASPNWAKFGRLLAELFFSYAQTRTEEFVLFSHEERYLRLLEAHPNLVERIPAYHISSFLGITNPSLSRIRKRLRK